In a genomic window of Magnolia sinica isolate HGM2019 chromosome 16, MsV1, whole genome shotgun sequence:
- the LOC131228815 gene encoding uncharacterized protein LOC131228815, translating to MRCTSQERVPLVIFLLQGEAQNWWPSISRSVERDFVWTWKDFVDNFNQKFFPEHVWEQRALEFKTLVQGDITMSQYEARFVALSRFATYLVDDERGKACRFVNSLHPALRSRVVGHLLTTFAEVVHRALVYEEDWATYQRSRDQGGDRKRKTHSGDSRFVTAPIDRVSDRSGARYRAYLGGPILDDTNVVVGAIGAIG from the exons ATGCGATGTACATCACAAGAGCGAGTTCCTCTGGTCATTTTTCTTCTTCAGGGCGAGGCCCAAAACTGGTGGCCTTCTATTTCCAGATCAGTTGAGAGAGATTTTGTGTGGACCTGGAAGGACTTCGTGGATAATTtcaaccagaagttcttccctgagcatgttTGGGAGCAGAGAGCGCTAGAGTTCAAGACCCTTGTTCAGGGTGATATAACCATGTctcagtatgaggcacgttttgtTGCTTTGTCCAGATTCGCCACCTATCTTGTTGATGACGAGAGGGGGAAGGCCTGCCGTTTTGTGAACAGCTTGCATCCCGCTCTCAGGAGTAGAGTGGTTGGGCATCTTCTTACTACATTTGCTGAGGTTGTACATAGGGCCCTAGTGTATGAGGAAGATTGGGCTACCTATCAGAGGTCCCGAGATCAGggtggagaccgaaagaggaagaCGCATTCCG gagattccaggTTTGTCACCGCGCCGATAGATAGAGTTTCAGATAGATCTGGTGCTCGGTACCGCGCTTATCTCGGAGGCCCCATATTGGATGACACTAATGTGGTTGTGGGAGCTATAGGGGCGATTGGATGA